Sequence from the Rutidosis leptorrhynchoides isolate AG116_Rl617_1_P2 chromosome 3, CSIRO_AGI_Rlap_v1, whole genome shotgun sequence genome:
taaaggatatgttattttgttttcatgtaaataagtcatgaatgattactcatatttttgtaattttatgagatatttcatgctagttgccaaatgatggttcccacatgtgttaggtgactcacatgggctgctaagagctgatcattggagtgtatataccaatagtacatacatctaaaagctgtgtattgtacgagtacgaatacgggtgcatacgagtagaattgttgatgaaactgaacgaggatgtaattgtaagcatttttgttaagtagaagtattttgataagtgtattgaagtctttcaaaagtgtataaatacatattaaaacactacatgtatatacattttaactgagtcgttaagtcatcgttagtcgttacatgtaagtgttgttttgaaacttttaggttaacgatcttgttaaatgttgttaacccaatgtttataatatcaaataagattttaaattattatattatcatgatattatcatgtatgaatatctcttaatatgatatatatacattaaatgtctttacaacgataatcgttacatatatgtctcgtttaaaaatcattaagttagtagtcttgtttttacatatgtagttcattgttaatatacttaatgatatgtttacttatcatagtatcatgttaactatatatatatccatatatatgtcatcatatagtttttacaagttttaacgttcgtgaatcaccggtcaacttgggtggtcaattgtctatatgaaacatatttcaattaatcaagtcttaacaagtttgattgcttaacatgttggaaacatttaatcatgtaaatatcaatctcaattaatatatataaacatggaaaagttcgggtcactacatcctgtCGGGAAGGTGGCCGTATACAGCGTAGTTTTTGAGCGTGGGAATTTGCGCATCCCACCCACAAATTTCTTTATGCGCGTGCTTTCTCATTTCAACATAGGTGTGGGTCAGCTAGACCCTGATAGCGCTTGTCACCTTGTTATATTCCAGATGTGGTGTAAAGCGCATGATTTTATTCCTACACTGAatttgttcaaaaatatattttcctTCGAGCGACTCGATACGGGTTGGTTCGGTTTTCGCGACAATATTTGTTTTACTGGTGGACCAACGGAGGAAATTCTGCCAGATTGGAAGGAACGTTATTTCTTCATGGATAACACATTTATCCCACTAGAGTTTTCGAATGTGGGCTCCTGGCAATATGGTTTTGATGGGAGTTTAAATTCAGCGCCACCTTTAAGTTCTAGTGAGCAGTCAATGCTGGACAAGTGTGTGGGTAGCGCAATACCCTTACATGCGTATAGTAACAACGTGTTGTACGCTGGTGGTATATCCAAACATTGGCCAGATCCCAACTACTATCCTCACTTTTGCCGCCATCTTCAAGGTATGCAGAACTTTCAACTTCCTTTTTTTACTCTCTCATTAACGGCTTTATTTATGTTGGCAGCAATTCCTTTCTTCGAGTATCTCGAGTTCTCTTCTTCCGCATCTGTAGCGGTGGACCGTATGCCTTTGGGGAAAGGCTTTTTGGCTAAGTGCCCTGTTACCGCAACCTCTACTTCTGCCAAAAACGGTGTCCTCGTGGGAATTTTGTTTCGTCACACGGTGACGTGCCTGTTCAAAATAAGCGAAAGAGACCTATCGCTCCTTCTTCGTCAAAACGCGCTCGTACTGGTACGTTCCACGTCTCCTTTGTTGCGCAGTAGCTTATTTGTTAACATTATTAATCCTCTTTTTTTCCAAGCAGATGACGGGCGCGGGTCCAATGCAAAAGGGAACATGAACAACCCTCACCCGTCCCCCATCCAAGTGGATAGTGATTCTTTCGTCGAAAAACAACGCCCTAATTCGACGAGTTCTGATAAGGGTAAGAGTGTCCAAAGCGCTGGGCCAAGAAATGGGTCTTCATGCGAAGAAATGTCCATAATGAGAGACACACTGATGAGCCTTTGTGGTAAACTTGAGAAGGCGCAATAGGCCAATAAAGACATACAGGCGCAACTAGATTGTGCCAACCATCAAAATAACGAACATGAGGAAACTATTTGCTCACTAAAGGCTCAGTGTGCCGATTCGGAGCAGCGTGCGAAGTTATCTGCTCACTAATTTGGGGTGCTAAAGGTAGGGCTCCCTTGCATAGTGGATAATGCTCTGGACAGTGACGTTGTAAATGACCGATATGAAGACGCGCTAAAGGCCATTCAGGATGTTGAGCGCCTTTATTTCTGGGATATCATAAAGGAGCATATTCGGATACCCGCTGTTCTCCCTAAGGCTATCCAAGATTTCCTTGCGCCTGAGGCGCGTGAAGTGGCCAGGTAAGCCTGTATAGCTCTGCGCCATATTCCTATTCCCCGTCTGGAGGAGGTGTCGCACGATTCGCGAGTTTTAGCTCGGGACATAGTAAATTCTAAATTGTAGATATACTTTGTATTGTAATAATGTGCCATGGCGCATGTAATATTTTGTAACTTATGTAGTACTTTGAAAAATAAAGGTGTACTATTACAATGTGAATTTCGCGATATTGTTTACCCTCGTTGTGATTACTTTGTTAACGATAACTTGATTTGTTATGTGTGCTCATGGCGTGCCATCACGAATCTTTGTGCGTATTGATGTGCACTCAATACGCACATCGATCGCGCGCTCGTAATCGTGTCTAAGAGCCTTCCAAACGTTAGTTTGGGACTGTGGTCAAGCGCGACCAACACTTTTttatttatagtcatgacttgcagatccctAGGTCTGCTTGGGTGGAACTAGGTTAACAAAATGACCGTCGCTCTCCGGTAAATAGTCTAGTCTGTCGCCAAACAGACTTCTGCCGTGCGGGAGTTAGGGAAAGTCATCCCTTTTAAAAAGGCAGGAACGCGCTAGTATATTACCGTGCGCATGCAGTTTAAGCCAAATAGCTATTCTGCTTCCAAAGGTACAAGAAATAATTGACTGAAAATGACTTGTTGCTTTAATATAATCATTAAAACGATTCTTACAATAACGCAGCACAATGTCGACCTACAAAGGCGTGTTGTTTAGTAATTACATGTAAATCAAGATAAAATAGGTGAGTGATCAATTCTCCTAGTTCCTACATTACATGTAGCATTTTTTAAGCGCGGTAGCATGCCAAGTCCCCGCTTGATCGGATCACCCTTGAGCTCTGCTAGTTTGTAAGTTCCGGTGTTGCTGATCCCAATGACTTTGTAAGGTCCTTCCCAATTTGGACCTAACTTCCCAGTGTTTTGAGCCCTGCTTGCTTGATTGTCACGCCATTCAAGGTCTCCCACCTTATATGTTCTCGCTTGTATGCGCTTATCATAATACTTCGCGACGCACTGTTTATTGGCAGCTTTACGAATTGAAGCCATTTCCCAACGTTCTTTCGCATAATCTAACTTGGTGCGCAGCCTTTCGTCGTTTTCCTCTTCACTATATGATAGCAATCTTTTGGTTAGAACGGTTATCTCCACCGGGATTACTGCCTCCGAGCCGTATACCAAGCTGAACGGAGTTTCTCCCGTGCTGTTCTTGTGCGTTGTTCTATGTGCCCATAAGACTTTGGGTAATTCATCCACCCATCCATTGCGCTTCATTCCCAGCCTTGCTTTGATGGCATGCACAATATCCCGATTTGTAACCTCACATTGACCTTTGGCCTGAGGATGCGTAATGATATGCGTACCTACGCGTATGGCGCTCGTGCATATCACGTGTAGCGCACATGTCTTGAATAGTGCCATAATATCTGATTAGGAGGTGCGCACGTGAATATTGCTTAGCACGCATGAAAGCAATTGGATATGATCTTATCCATAATTAAACGTGATCCTTTTCTAACTATAAAACCCGTTATTTATGGTTGTTATTCAGTAGGATCTAGAACCTAATTATGAggtaatctagggttagggttttattaTAAATATGACCCTAACCTCCTTCACTCGATACAATGTTTTTCTGTATTACTCGAATTTAACATTGCATCCAGAAAACACTCTTATGGTAATAGGTATGTACCATGAGCATAAACCCTATGCAACCATCTTTAGTGGCCATTGTTGCGGCAATTGCCATCAATGTTGGGCGTAGCTTTGATCAGCCTTTCGTAGATCTTCATCTAAATAAGGGTTACACACGGTAAACCGGACCGGAGATTAAAGCTATAAACGTTCTTAAACACTCCCTAATGTACTCAACGTTAACTTTGCTATTTAAGCAGATTTATGTTCaatcaaatggcgccatccgtgggaccataACTAGAATTGCATAAAAGTTTTATACGTTACGAAAGATTAACTGTAAAACTTCTAATCTCTTTATGGTTATTCTTGTGTAACAGGTTACAATGGGAAAGTCTGGTAGCAATCAATCGTCTCGTTCTCAGGGTCCTAATGTTACAGGGTCGAAACAAGCAAACCTAGACAAGACTCCTGTCACAAGCAAAACTCCAAATTCTGGAGCGATTAAGTTTCCGGAAAATTCGAAAACATCATCAACAACTACTCCCCCGGTGTCTCAGCCATTGACGTCAAAAACAATGACTGAGTATTGGGCACCGGGTGacgaagatgatgaagaggatgagtACGAGGAAGAGGTCCCTCTTACTACTGTGGGGTCCGTACCCATATACTCTACGCCAAAGTCAACGGTTCATACTCGGCGCGTAATGACACTTGTGAGTGCATGCGAGTATTTAGCAGGGCAGAACATCGATGTTGGTTGTCCAACCAATGATCGCACTCCCTTAGACAAAATACAAAGAAAGTGCATGTCCTCGCCCATTCCAAGGTTATCATCTTTTCTTTCACCAAGTGCACCTTCAGGGCACACTACCAATTCTACGGAGGAAAACAAAAAGAAGAGCCAAGAAGATCTCCTCGCCATACTGGCTCAAGTTACACCAGAAAAATATGCGCAGGTGTTTACAGTGCCAGACTAAGGCGGGGAAATGTTAGACAATTTCTATGTGGGAATAATGGGGTGAAAGGTAAAACCCTTCATGGAGGTTGCGCCGGCTAATGAAAAGTTTGCACCCCATATTGCTAATTACGTACCTGAATCTCCTCCTATCATTCCTTTAACTATGGGATGTGATATTTCTCCAATTATATATGTTTTATTCCGCAATGTCGCCCTCATTTCATTCGGTTTTGATGATCGTTGGGCCAAAAAGTTGTTTTTCTGCGCCAAAGTGTCGACTCAAGGCAAAAAGCCTAACTTGttgtaaaattgaccaagtcttgctcaaaagtgcaaagaaaatgacaagtgcaggaaacagctcaaaaagcgccgctcctaaaGGTCCAAAGCGTCGTTTTTACTAGAAAACGGCGCTCTTATGCATGATTTGgctccatttttcatcagtgagcagAAGCGTCGTTCCTAATGCCAAAAGTGTCGCTCCTGCCAAGCCAAAAGCGCCGCACCAAAGTTAAAAGCTCCGCTCCTATtttaagccaaaagcgccgctcctgaaggaaaagcggcgctcctgacgctgaTTCAGCTCGAATTTTCACCACTATAAAAGGAAAGAGATAGGTCATTTCAAGAGagagagctgcagtttttactccgaatttcacacacaaaaccctaatttcatcatccattagagttttaaggtgaattgaaggaagcaagctcaagtttcgTCTTCATTAGCTCTAGATCTTTCTCTTCTTATCATTTTaggttgtaatctccactttacTCATTTTGCAATAATTAGTTGTAATCTTTGTTTTTCTTCATCTAGCTTTGAATCTAttgcttgtaatcactcaagatgatgtttattgatatttttatgcttattgctagtgtaatctttgctatTTTTGGCTAAAtcacttgtgtttgcttatctatgaatctctaatgcataagatttgcccttaatctattgaatgaagTTGTTTTGAATAaaaatacatgagctagtgttattgagttagctatgaggtccattgctatgtttgatattggttttactttgattacataggttgagtagctctcttagtgatttgagaagtgaatcaatttatgcttcaacaccttaggtgatctagacaactagaatagggatttcaagtgattgtatttctagtctaagttggttttcaattgacctttgttcatcatagtggtgtttgacCATCTTGAGTGATtttgatggttaaagggttttaagtgatttcaacccgagcataatctcaataatcaactcatacataacttgatcttagaataccATGCTTATGTGAATTTGCAAAAGTAAAATTTGATTAATGTTTGGTAGTATTACTAAACatttactagttcaaacaacttaagtgataTCAAATTGGGTAAAACAAGGGCAATTCAAGCATAGAGAAGATTAGATAAGTGAACCCTCTTTGTCTTATTGATTAAATCTTATTTCttaattacttgttacttgttgctAGTTAAATTAAGTTTGTTTAATTGAAAAAGTTTAGTTGTTAGTTAGAATCTCTCGCAAACCCCCAATCAAAGAAACCCCAaggataactattagtttcaagtattcaacttacaccgctctcttgggacgaacttgataagaatacttacattaagtgctataataaccgggttgaAAGTGCTCGATAGTTGTGCGTGCTTTTTTGtaatatttgaatcttgtataaattttgagGGTTAAATGTATTGTTCACGAGCAACATCAGGATGGTATGATGGCACGACAGATCCAGATGATTTCTTACAAAAGTATGAAGGAACAACGTGCGCCCAGGCTTGGAACGATGAAACCAAGTGCATAGAATTTCAGACTTTATTGCAGGGAGTCGCAAGGGAGTGGTTTAGTAATTTGCCACTGCCGCTTGTCACCTCCTATAATGATCTTCGGGCGCGCTTCCTGTTAAACTTTCACAACATGCACGCCCGTAAAAGGACGCATGTTGAATGTCATGATATCAGACAAGGTACAAGGGAATCTCTTGGGCAGTTCATAGATCGATACACCAAAGAGGTTGCTAAAATGGCTGGACTACCCGAAAGCCAAAAAGTGTCCGGTTTTATACTCGGGTTGTGTAGAGAGCGACATCTTGTCTTATGGCAGCGCTTGCACATGAAGGTCCCCTGATACCTTAGCCGAGGCAATCAAAGAATCGCACGAGCATATGCGTGCGAGggaagtgtgacgccccgtacaatacCATCATGtatgaatcgtcaacaacaggtccattgcacggtataatactacatgttgttttaaaacaagtttgcattcatgaaaagataacgttttacaaaatataacgtgacacaaaggtcgttacaaagtcattattcaaaataacataagttgcgaatgcaaaataaaagttccatgattgagacatctctaagtaatgcagtggaagtctaacacagcgagtctgtaacaacaagtctataacactaagaaagcaagtctaacagcggaagcaacaacgtctaagcacctgagaaatacacgcttaaaagtcaacacgaatgttggtgagtgaaaggacccgttcatat
This genomic interval carries:
- the LOC139900549 gene encoding uncharacterized protein; protein product: MALFKTCALHVICTSAIRVGTHIITHPQAKGQCEVTNRDIVHAIKARLGMKRNGWVDELPKVLWAHRTTHKNSTGETPFSLVYGSEAVIPVEITVLTKRLLSYSEEENDERLRTKLDYAKERWEMASIRKAANKQCVAKYYDKRIQARTYKVGDLEWRDNQASRAQNTGKLGPNWEGPYKVIGISNTGTYKLAELKGDPIKRGLGMLPRLKNATCNVGTRRIDHSPILS